The Prinia subflava isolate CZ2003 ecotype Zambia chromosome 13, Cam_Psub_1.2, whole genome shotgun sequence genome contains a region encoding:
- the LOC134557707 gene encoding uncharacterized protein LOC134557707: MQLPRAGQAPRGNDRAPSRDAAGSGPEAGFGGGRSQPRTGTRTAPGSAPRISPHPHSTGLRTLHRSAPSIAPHPPSLCTPRSAAAMPALVALVAAALLALLGAGRAAAPGSWVPLKRWALGCLLLCLGACRQRAAAGSAEPRRPRPLRADPHALDSLYFTGFAETNRSFVIARLARRPAGLCEMWLFLRLDGIGEFEHPQHPNMMVRDESKEVWSGGGLTMEYLEPQMCWKINFDGLLRKGAYRQQWSEEEGELVPVKFSLQWENSTDVFNFNVDSNPSTFARALAREPWTIELFQKVKKQREQHFRHEQWGQSAGEIEIGNDGKAELSLKGIRSHSYGVRNWAEISRYVMILARFEDGTAAHLTVINMPATTTHLTVGYVFFPDGRKAGIEWSNASLAELAEDGVIQDEYGVAFTAGGKSFAVSAALDKQPCPVVYNGLTGRGVFHECIADFQLNGSTPGWGLVEFYYRDEAARPVPNLQLSSQTGGADPATDGSAP, encoded by the exons ATGCAActtcccagggctggacaaGCCCCTCGCGGAAATGACCGCGCTCCGTCCCGGGAcgcggcggggagcggccccGAGGCGGGGTTTGGGGGCGGCCGGAGCCAGCCCCGCACCGGGACCCGCACGGCACCGGGCTCCGCACCCCGGATCTCTCCGCACCCGCACAGCACCGGGCTCCGCACCCTCCATCGCTCCGCACCCTCCATCGCTCCGCACCCTCCATCGCTCTGCACCCCGCGCTCCGCAGCCGCGATGCCGGCGCTGGTGGCGCTGGTGGCCGCGGCGCTGCTGGCGCTGCTCGGGGCCGGACGAGCGGCCGCCCCCGGCTCCTGGGTGCCGCTGAAGCGCTGGGccctgggctgcctcctgctctgcctcggCGCCTGCAGGCAGCGGGCGGCCGCAGGCAGCGCCGAGCCGCGCCGGCCGCGCCCGCTCCGCGCCGACCCCCAC gCATTGGATTCCCTGTACTTCACCGGCTTTGCAGAGACCAACAGGAGCTTTGTGATCGCTCGCCTGGCCAGGCGTCCCGCCGGCCTCTGTGAGATGTGGCTCTTCCTGAGGCTGGACGGGATAGGCGAGTTTGAA CACCCACAGCATCCAAACATGATGGTGAGGGATGAATCCAAAGAGGTCTGGAGTGGAGGAGGACTCACTATGGAATACCTGGAGCCCCAAATGTGCTGGAAGATAAATTTTGATGGATTACTCAG GAAAGGAGCCTACAGACAGCAGTGGAGtgaagaggaaggagagctTGTACCAGTTAAATTCTCTTTGCA GTGGGAGAACTCCACAGACGTTTTTAACTTTAATGTTGACAGTAACCCCAGCACATTTGCTCGTGCTTTAGCCCGGGAGCCGTGGACCATCGAGCTCTTCCAGAAGGTCAAAAA aCAGAGGGAGCAGCATTTCCGACACGAGCAGTGGGGCCAGTCTGCTGGAGAAATTGAAATAGGAAATGATGGGAAAGCTGAACTTTCCCTCAAAGGCATTCGGAGCCACTCCTATG GTGTCCGGAATTGGGCTGAGATTTCCCGTTATGTCATGATTTTGGCACGCTTTGAA GACGGGACTGCAGCACATTTAACAGTTATCAACATGCCAGCTACCACAACTCA CCTCACTGTAGGTTATGTGTTTTTTCCTGACGGGAGGAAGGCTGGCATTGAGTGGTCCAACGCCTCCCTGGCTGAGCTGGCTGAGGATGGGGTTATCCAGGATGAGTACGGAGTCGCTTTTACTGCTG gtggcaagagctttgctgtttctgcagctctggatAAGCAGCCCTGTCCTGTGGTGTACAATGGCCTGACAGGGAGGGGAGTATTCCATGAGTGCATTGCAGATTTCCAGCTCAATGGGTCCACACCAGGCTGGGGCCTGGTGGAATTTTATTACAG